TCGCCCTGATCAGGGCCGCCATATCGCGGCAGCGCGAATACCTTGCCGATGCTTCGGGCGCCTACATAACCAGGTATCCCCAGGGGCTCTCCCAGGCCCTGAACAAACTCAAAAACTCCTATGAACCAATGGCAAAGGCATCTCATTCCAACGCGCACCTGTTCATTGCCAGCCCTTTTGGCAAGGACCGGTTTGACGTAAGCAGCCTGCTGGCAACGCATCCTCCGCTCGAGAAGAGGATCAGCCGGCTGAACAGCCTGGTAGTATGAAATAGTCCAGTCTGTCAATACAAAATATGATCACGGTCCTGTTCCTTATCAGCTTTCAACTCGGGGAACGGCTTGAATACACGGCAAAGTACGGTGTCCTGAGCATTGGCACGATGGTCCTGGAGGTCAGCGACACCATGACCTGCGGCAACCAACCATGCTACCACATCGTCTCCCGGCTCACTTCGTCATCGAAGTTGGGGTTCATCTTTACCCTGAATGACACAATCCAGGTCTGCACGACGCTTGATTCCCTGCTGCCCGTATGGTATGAGGAGAGACTTCATGAAGGCAAGTACCACAACCAGGAGGCTCTGTTTTTCGACCAGCAAAACCACAGTGTGACGTACGACGATACCCTGAACTTAGAGACAATGGAAAATACCCGCGACCTGCTGAGTTTTTGGTACTATCTCAGAACTGTACCCCTGCAAGAAGGGGATACGATCATTGTCAATGTCCATAAATCAAAGCAGACATCGGCCATTGAATGCCTTGTGCTTGCACCGGAAAAGATCAAGACCGGCCTCGGTTCGTTCAGCGCGATCCGTGTAGCGCCCCAGACCCAGGGTAAGGGTATTTTCGGGAAAAAAGGCAGCATGGAGATTTGGTACGCGAATGACAGCTCGCGGTATCCGGTTCAGATAAAAACACGGTTCAAGTATGGCAGTATTATCTTCAAGCTTAAGAATGTCGAGCCATAACTTGAAAAGGTTCGCGATCATACTCGCCGGCGGTCAGGGCGAACGGTTCTGGCCCATGAGCCGGCCTGATATGCCCAAGCAATTCCTTACCATCTTCAACAACAAACCATTGATACAACAGACTCTGGAGCGCTTGAACCGCTTTTTCAAGAAAGAAGAAAGGATCCTGATCATTCCCCGGCAGCTCAAGACCATTACCCGTCGGTTCGCGAAACGATCAACGATCTTCATAGAACCGATGCGCCGGAACACCGCGCCGGCGATCTGTCTGACCGCCATGACCCTGGAACGCAAATACGGCGACGGCATCATGCACGTAATGCCAGCCGACCACATGATCTGTCCCACAAGTTTGTTCCTCAAAGCGCTTGCATGCGGCGAGGACCATGCGGTCAGGGGACGGCTGATCACATACGGTATCAAACCGACTCGGCCGGAAACCGGCTACGGATATATTAAGGTCGGCGATCGTGTCGATAAGAACAGGTCCCGTTCAAATGCCGTTGCGGTCTTTGCCAGCGAGGGGTTCATGGAAAAACCAACCCTGAGCCGGGCGCGCCAATACCTGAATGCC
The sequence above is a segment of the bacterium genome. Coding sequences within it:
- a CDS encoding sugar phosphate nucleotidyltransferase, with product MSSHNLKRFAIILAGGQGERFWPMSRPDMPKQFLTIFNNKPLIQQTLERLNRFFKKEERILIIPRQLKTITRRFAKRSTIFIEPMRRNTAPAICLTAMTLERKYGDGIMHVMPADHMICPTSLFLKALACGEDHAVRGRLITYGIKPTRPETGYGYIKVGDRVDKNRSRSNAVAVFASEGFMEKPTLSRARQYLNAGKYLWNAGIFTFRISTVLSEIKQYIPEVFEGVSAYLATKNIRYFARIPDVSIDYGIMEKSSKINVVLGKFIWDDVGSWSALGRYFKKDARHNICIGDAMGLEMKDTYIYTYGAPVRVYGVNGLIIVASPYGTLVCKKERAADLKKLLKLKNRK
- a CDS encoding DUF3108 domain-containing protein produces the protein MITVLFLISFQLGERLEYTAKYGVLSIGTMVLEVSDTMTCGNQPCYHIVSRLTSSSKLGFIFTLNDTIQVCTTLDSLLPVWYEERLHEGKYHNQEALFFDQQNHSVTYDDTLNLETMENTRDLLSFWYYLRTVPLQEGDTIIVNVHKSKQTSAIECLVLAPEKIKTGLGSFSAIRVAPQTQGKGIFGKKGSMEIWYANDSSRYPVQIKTRFKYGSIIFKLKNVEP